The sequence AAGAGAGAGTGCAGCTTCTCCTGAGGTGTGAGACGACGCAATATACTTGCCGTTTTAATTATTGTTTCGAACTGTGTCGTTTCTCGCAAATGCTCAGTACAAAGCTGTGCAAAATATTTGGCTTTTCCATTTTACTACGCATTTTCACGTTCATATAAAAGATTCATATGCTATACTCATGTAAGGAAGAACTTATTCCAAGCTTATATTTAATTCTCTTAACACACAAATAAGGATTACATCATATCAAAATACATCAAGTGACAACACAAAGACACCAACACAAACATCATTTAGTACTAGCAAACCCCAAATCTCAGTTCCCAGATTCTCAAAGTTGTTTCTGCGCTGCCACAGCTCCGGCAGTACTGCCTGCCTCTCCCAACCCGCTTTCACCGGAATCCGAAAATCCTTTAGTCCCTACATGTGCACCAAAACATTGAGTAAGCCACAAGGAACATCAACACACCAAAACCTTATTCAAAAGCATCAACAAGTAGTCAAGGACGAGTAAGTTTTACCAACGGAGGGGCTAAGTGGTTGTGATGACTCTTCAACTGAATTTGGAGATTTCGGCTTCACCTCCTCCGTACCACCGAGCCAATAGTTGTACACCCCTTTAATCGTCCCCACTATTCCTCCTCCTTCTTTCCCTTCCTCTTGAACCGCCTCACCTCCTTCTATCTCCTCCGGTAACTTGTCGGAAGGGATCTTCTCCTCGGCTACTTCCTCCTTTATCTTTGCCTGCTTCTCTTCTCCAAGATTAAGTTTCTCGGCGACCATATCAGAAAAcgctttgtcttcttcttcttcaggtgTCAGCTTCTCCTCCAGATGATCTCTACTCGCCACAAATTTGTCTTCCCCTTGTTCTGTCTCATCCACCTCACTCCCATCGCCAGAGAAAGGCAGTTTCGCCGTCACAGGCGATGCAGTTTCTTTGACATTTTCGTCCTCAGTAGTCAACTTATCAGCAACTGTCTCGACACTCACGGGACTCTCGTGTTGCCCGCTGGAGTAACCTGTACTTGAACCAATCATCTCTGAGTAGGTGGTGGGTTTTACCTCTGCCGCCTCGTACCTTGTCTGCTCAGCCTGCGAATCGAAATCATCTCTCTCTTTCGGACCAGAAAATTCTGGTGAGAAGTGATCATCATCAGTTTCTGTCGGCAAGCCTCTTCCCGACCCAATCTCGACTTCCATATCATCACTTCTTGTCGGAAAAATTTCGTCTCCGGGAAGCCTGGTGGGTGAATCTTTGCCGAATGTAGATTCAATCTCCTGATCAAACTCATAGCTTTTCCCCAAAAAATCTTCCCTCCGCTCAGTTCCTTCTTTTCCAGCGCCGTTATCTTCTCCGATTCCAGATCCGATCGTCTGTTCAAATTCACGTCCCTTCGCCGGAAAATCATCCCTCGGCCCAGTTTCtggtttcccgccaaaaacggtTACAGATTCGGACGCCAGCTCAGTTCCTAGTCCTGACTTCTTATGATCAACTTCTCCAGCTTCCCCACTCCCTACATTAACTAACCACAACAAACAAATGGTTACAGATTCATAAAACCCTCTACACATTCAACAAGGTCAAACTTGTTACCTTGTTGGGTGTGATACGGAATCTTAGACTGATAATCAGATTCACCACTCAGATCGTCCTCGAATCTTTTGGGCATATCGGTGTTGACTTCTCGTTGACCACCGAGCAACCCATCTTCACCGGGAGTTGTCACGTCCTCTGTTTCAGAGAGTAGCGAGACGGGAGTGTTCAGTGGCTCGTGATGAGTCACATCTGATGTTCTTACAGGATAAGACGGGGCCTCATGTTCGTAAGCAGCATCTCGTGATGGTTCGGGGATGATTCCGGTGTAATCAGTTGAATCCTTCGTCTCTGAAAGAATGATCTCCTCCGGCGCCGGAACATTAGTTTCTCCGGGATGAGTCAAAGATTCAGGTTGGCTCGTTTTATAGTCTCTCACATTGGGAACTTCATTTACTGTGCGTTATTACagagataattaaaaaaaacgttGATGTAACAACAACATAACCGGTTGA is a genomic window of Brassica napus cultivar Da-Ae chromosome A2, Da-Ae, whole genome shotgun sequence containing:
- the LOC106415107 gene encoding low-temperature-induced 65 kDa protein isoform X2, coding for MDLPRPSSGQDQTEDPTQIHHPEEEEHHESRASRMLGKVKAKAKKLKNRLTNHGTDGNEQDHDVVDEEEEDDESDEAESEKHVAPVNEVPNVRDYKTSQPESLTHPGETNVPAPEEIILSETKDSTDYTGIIPEPSRDAAYEHEAPSYPVRTSDVTHHEPLNTPVSLLSETEDVTTPGEDGLLGGQREVNTDMPKRFEDDLSGESDYQSKIPYHTQQGSGEAGEVDHKKSGLGTELASESVTVFGGKPETGPRDDFPAKGREFEQTIGSGIGEDNGAGKEGTERREDFLGKSYEFDQEIESTFGKDSPTRLPGDEIFPTRSDDMEVEIGSGRGLPTETDDDHFSPEFSGPKERDDFDSQAEQTRYEAAEVKPTTYSEMIGSSTGYSSGQHESPVSVETVADKLTTEDENVKETASPVTAKLPFSGDGSEVDETEQGEDKFVASRDHLEEKLTPEEEEDKAFSDMVAEKLNLGEEKQAKIKEEVAEEKIPSDKLPEEIEGGEAVQEEGKEGGGIVGTIKGVYNYWLGGTEEVKPKSPNSVEESSQPLSPSVGTKGFSDSGESGLGEAGSTAGAVAAQKQL
- the LOC106415107 gene encoding low-temperature-induced 65 kDa protein isoform X1, which gives rise to MDLPRPSSGQDQTEDPTQIHHPEEEEHHESRASRMLGKVKAKAKKLKNRLTNHGTDGNEQDHDVVDEEEEDDESDEAESEKHVAPVNEVPNVRDYKTSQPESLTHPGETNVPAPEEIILSETKDSTDYTGIIPEPSRDAAYEHEAPSYPVRTSDVTHHEPLNTPVSLLSETEDVTTPGEDGLLGGQREVNTDMPKRFEDDLSGESDYQSKIPYHTQQVNVGSGEAGEVDHKKSGLGTELASESVTVFGGKPETGPRDDFPAKGREFEQTIGSGIGEDNGAGKEGTERREDFLGKSYEFDQEIESTFGKDSPTRLPGDEIFPTRSDDMEVEIGSGRGLPTETDDDHFSPEFSGPKERDDFDSQAEQTRYEAAEVKPTTYSEMIGSSTGYSSGQHESPVSVETVADKLTTEDENVKETASPVTAKLPFSGDGSEVDETEQGEDKFVASRDHLEEKLTPEEEEDKAFSDMVAEKLNLGEEKQAKIKEEVAEEKIPSDKLPEEIEGGEAVQEEGKEGGGIVGTIKGVYNYWLGGTEEVKPKSPNSVEESSQPLSPSVGTKGFSDSGESGLGEAGSTAGAVAAQKQL